The sequence below is a genomic window from Polaribacter vadi.
AGGTTGTTGGCATTAAACAATACTACCAATCAAATTGCTGAAAAATTGCATATAAGTCCACATACAGTAAGTGCGCATAGAAAAAATATTTTAGCAAAGTTAAATTTCGATTCTACTAAAGAATTAGTACAGTATTGTTTGGTAAATCTTTTGTTTTAAAGATTTTAAACTAAAAATTATATAAAAGCAAAGAGACCGTAAAAACGGTCTCTTTTTTTGTGATTAAAAATCACTCATGATAGATAGTCCCCCAACTTTCCATCAAATTTTCAGGTGTGATTAACACACAACTTCAATTTTATGGTCTACAATTTCCTTTATTAGGAATTATAATTATATTTTTTTTCTTTTATTTCAGTAGCAATATTGTTTATAGACTCAATAACACCTTCAAAAATTTCAGTTTTCACAAAGCTACTTACTTGTAAATTCTTTTTTTTGGAATAGTAATCGAACAAAAATTTTTGTATTAAAACTCTTGAACCTAAGCCAAATAACTTCTTAAAAGTTGTTAAAAACAAAGCAAATATAGTAGATAAATTGTTAGTAATCAAATCTATATTAATACTTCTTTTCTTTAACGCTACAACACTCACTACAACTGAGATTACGTAAAAATTTATGTTCTTAACTAAACTACTTCTTCTAATAATTCTGAATAAATACTTACAGCTTTATGTCTAGCTCTTTTAATTCTCATTTTAACAGCACTTTCACCAATGGCTAATGATTCTTTAATTTCTTTAATACTTATATCATCTTGATATTTCATTAATAGAATCATTTTATCTTTTGGCTCCATCAACTCCAAAGTTCTTCCCAATTTTTCTGATTTTACTGCAAATAAATCTGTCTCTTCTATATTCATAGAAACATCATCATCTTTAATAACATCAGTTACCACTGTAAATTTCTCTTTTTTCTTGTAGCTATTTCTTTGAACATAATTTACACAAAAATTATAGGTAAAAGAATATAACCAAGTAGAAAATTTAGCCTTTCCTTTAAAAGTTTTCAATTTTAGGAACAATCTAATAAAAACATCGTGTGTTAAATCTTCTGCCTCTTCTTTACTATTTGCAAATCCATAACATTTATTAAACACAACTTTAGAGAACCTGTCATATAAAACAGCAAATAATTGTGAGTTGTTTGTTTCAACTATTTCAAAGACTAACTCTTCGTCTGTCAATAAATATGCAAAATTTGTTTTCAACATGTATTATTTTTAAAACAAAAAAAGTAAAAAAATCAGGTTTCATATTTAAAAATAAGTTAGACTGTACTAAAAACACGTTGAATGTTTTATTCATTACTTTAAAATGTTTGTCACTTTAAAACATCACTTAAAAAAAAATAAACCTTTTTTGTAACATTTATTTAAAAGCTTACGTATAAGTAATTGTAACGATTACATTAATCTTATAAAGTTATAGCAAATTAAATGAGACAACTTAAAATTACCAAGCAGGTTACGAACAGAGAAACTGCTTCCCTAGACAAATATTTACAAGAAATTGGTAAAGTAGACTTAATTACTGCAGATGAAGAAGTGGAATTGGCACAGCTTATTAAAGCTGGAGATCAAAGAGCTTTAGAGAAATTAACGAAAGCCAATTTACGTTTTGTGGTATCTGTTGCAAAACAATATCAAAACCAAGGTTTAACATTGCCAGATTTAATTAATGAAGGTAATTTAGGTTTAATTAAAGCTGCAAAACGTTTTGATGAAACTCGTGGTTTTAAATTTATTTCTTATGCAGTTTGGTGGATTCGTCAATCGATTTTACAAGCCTTAGCAGAACAATCTAGAATTGTACGTTTACCTTTAAATAAAATTGGTTCTATTAATAAAATCAATAAAATGTATGCGTTTTTAGAGCAAGAAAACGAAAGACCTCCAAGTCCTGAAGAAATTGCGAAAAAACTAGACATGACAGTGAATGACGTAAAAGAATCTATGAAGAATTCTGGACGTCACGTATCTATGGATGCTCCTTTAATTGAAGGTGAAGATTCAAATTTATACGATGTTTTAAACTCTGGTGAATCTCCAAATCCAGATCGTGTTTTATTACATGAATCTTTAAGAATTGAGATTAACAGAGCTTTAGAAACACTTACACCAAGAGAAGCAGATGTTGTAAAATTATACTTTGGTTTGGGTGAACACCAACCAATGACTTTAGAAGAAATTGGTGAAACTTTCGATTTAACAAGAGAACGTGTTCGTCAAATTAAAGAAAAAGCAATCCGTAGATTAAAGCATACATCTAGATCTAAAATTTTAATGACGTATTTAGGCTAGCAATCGCAGATTGCATTAGTTATCTCACTCTTACTTTTAAATAAGTGTGAAAATATTTAAAACTCTCGAATTCATTTTCGGGAGTTTTTTTATTTGAAGCTATTTCCAGCTTTCCTCTGTATCTTTTTATGCGAAAAAGCATAAAAAGGATGTCGTTTCAATCTGGGCTAAACTTGTTTGCCAACTAACTGATAATTTTTAAAAATAATATTATTTAAATAATCCAGCCCTTAAAGGGTTCAAAACCCTTTAAGGGCTTTTTTGAAAACTGTTTAGAACAATCTTTTGAGTTAATTGTCCTTTAAATACTGTAATAAATAAATTATATTTACAGGATAAAAGTAGTATAGAAAGTACTATATCACGTTTATTTTACGTAATAGGTGTAGTAAAAGTTACTTTATAACGAGTTGGGCAATATTAAAACAAAAAATATGAAGAGAATTTCAATAATATTTTTTACATCTATTTTACTTATAAATTGCAAAAAGCAACCGGAAATTAATATTGAATACTTGACTGAAAAATTCAATCAAAGCATCGAAAATACTCACACAGTTGAATATAACATTCAGAATATAATGACATTTTCGAATGGAAAAGTCTGGGATAATGAAGGATTTGCAGTTCTTAACAAAGACAAAAATGATACAATTTTTGGATTTTCATTTTATGGAATAAGACATGACATTAATCAATCATCCATTTACAAAGACGGAATTGGATTTCAAATCTCAAATAAGAAAAATAATTTTAGACAACTAAAAGGAGGTTTACATTTTTTAGGGAGTGCAGGTGGTCAAATGGTTTATAAAGACTTTTTTAAATTAGATACTGTTTATAAAAACGTTCAGATTTCAGAAACAGAATATAGTTTCATATTAGAATATAAATTTGAAAATGATTTAAAAAATAAAATAACGAATAAGACAAAAAAATTAGAATTAGATAAAAGTTCATTCTTACCAAAAAAAGTCACAATCGCTTTACAGCCAGATTTTGGAAGTAAACAATCAACAATTTATATATTTAAAAATCTAAAAACAAATGAAAATATTGAGAAAAACGTAAATGATTATATTGAAGATTTAAACAAATTTGAGTTAATTAAGGAAGAAAAATCCAAACCTAATGCTTTATTAAAAAAATCATTACCTGAAATTTCATTGAAAAATTTATTTCACGAAAATGAAACTATTGAAATAAAGACAGATAAAATCACATTAATTGATTTTTGGGAAGTTTGGTGTGGACCTTGTATTGCTTCATTTCCAAAAGTTGAGGATTTAAAAAATAAATTTTCTTCCAAATTGAACATTGTTGGAATAGTTACAGAAGACAAAGAAAATGCAGTAAAATTAGTTAAGAAAAAAGGAACTTCTTTTTTAAATTTAATTGGAAATAAGGAATTAAAGAAAACATTTAGCGTGAATAGTTGGCCAAGGTATTTTTTAATCGATAAAAATGGAATAATTCAAAAAGAATATTTCGGATTTTCAGAACAAATTGAAAAAGATATTGAAGAACTAATCCGAAAATAAAAACATTGCCAACATCCGAATATAACAAATAAAATTTCTAACAATAATTCTTAATTAAAAATATAAAAGCATTAAAAATCACTAGAATTGTTAGTGCTTTTTTTGTTCCAAACTCAAACTCTTTTAAAAGCATCCTTTCTTAAAAAAGTATTCCTTTCTTAGTATCTTTGCAAAATACAAACTACACAACAAATAAAATGAGTAATTTAATTGCACCCTCAGTTTTAGCAGCAGACTTTGCCAATCTTCAAAGAGATATAGAAATGGTAAATAATAGTGAAGCAGATTGGTTTCATATCGATATTATGGATGGCGTTTTTGTGCCTAACATTTCTTTTGGAATGCCAGTTTTAAAAGCGATTTCTAAACACGCTAAAAAAACAATTGATGTACATTTAATGATTGTAAACCCTGATCAATACATCCAAACATTTGCAGATTTAGGCGCAAATATTTTAACAGTACATTTTGAGGCTTGTACTCATTTGCACAGAACAATTCAGGCTATAAAAGCTGCAGGAATGAAAGCTGGAGTTGCTTTGAATCCTCATACACCAATTGCAGTTTTAGAAGATGTAATTGCAGAATTAGATTTGGTATGTATTATGAGCGTAAATCCTGGTTTTGGAGGCCAATCTTTTATTGAAAACACGTATAAAAAAGTAAATCAGTTAAGACATTTAATTGAGTTTTCTGAATCTAATTGTCAAATTGAAATTGATGGTGGAGTTACCAATTTAAACGCAAATAAATTAATTGAAGCTGGAGCCAATGTGTTAGTTGCAGGAAGTTATGTTTTTGGTGCAGAAAACCCCACAGAAACTATTGCAGATTTAAAAAATATTGTTGGATAAGAATTACACTTATTCAATATCAAAAAAATAAGCCACAAATTATAATCCTATTAATTTTCTTGTAAACTAATTCCAATTTAGAAAAAAGTATTGTACACTGTAATCGATATAGAAACCACAGGAAATGGCCCAAAAGGTCAAAAAATTACTGAAATATCCATTTTTCTTTTTGACGGAAAAAAAGTGTTGGATGAATACACAACACTTGTAAACCCTGAGCAAAACATTCCGCCTTTTATTACTAATTTAACAGGTATTACAAATGCCATGGTTAGAAACGCACCCAAGTTTAGTGAGGTAGCAAAAAAAGTGGAAGAAATGACGAAAGACACTATTTTTGTAGCTCATAATGTAAACTTCGATTATAATATTATCCAAGACGAATTTAAGAGTTTAGGGTTTCCTTTTGTTCGTAAAAAACTGTGTACAGTTCGTTTAACAAGAAAAATTGTACCTGGTTTAAATTCTTACAGTTTAGGAAATATTTGCATCAGTGAGAAAATACCTATAAATGGCAGACACAGAGCAAAAGGAGATGCAGAAGCAACCACAGAATTGTTTAGAAGATTAATTGAAAGAGATACTAATTTTACCATTAATTCTTTTTTAAATCCACGTTCTAAACAAGCCACTTTACCTCCACTTTTAAACAAAAGTGATGTTGATAATTTACCAGAAACTTTTGGCGTTTATTTTTTTAAAAACAGTGCAAAAGAAATTATTTATGTTGGAAAAGCTAACAATATAAAGCAAAGAGTAATCAGTCATTTTTACGATAAAAAGAAAAAAGAAAGAGAAATGTGTTTGGAAACTGCGCATATTTCTTTCACGGAAACTGGTAGTGAATTGCTGGCTCTTTTGTTGGAATCAGCAGAAATTAAACACAGATATCCAAAATATAATTATGCCCAAAAACGCAGTAAAGATGCTTTTGGAATTTTTACATACATAGATCAAAAAGGAATTATACATTTAGCTTACAACAAACTAAAATTAGCTCCAAATCCAGTAATTAATTTTAATTCAATTGGTGAGTGCAGAACTTTTTTAGAAACTTTATGTATCGATTTTAAATTATGTCCTAAATATTGTCATTTACAAACCAATGTTACAGATTGTTCTGAGCATATTTTAGATGAATGCCAAGGTATTTGTTGTAATCAAGAAACTGCTGAAAATTATAATTCTCGAGTTCAAGAAGCTATAAATTCTATCAATTTTAATAAACAAAACTTTATTTTAAAAGAAACAGGAAGATCTGAAAACGAAATTGGTTTCGCCTTAATTTTAAACGGAATTTACAAAGGTTTTGGCTATATAGAAACGCAACAATCTGAACAATTAGAAAATCCTGAAGACTATCAATTTTTTGTAGAACCTCAAAAAGACAATAACGATATTCAAAAAATTATCGCTTCTTATTTAAAGAAAAAAGTAGCTTTAACAGCTTAAAACTGAAGTAAGAAAACCTTTTTTGAATTACGGATATGCATTTACCCAAACTTCACCATCAGAAAAATGTTCCTTTTTCCAAATTGGGACACTTTCCTTTAAAGTATTAATAGCAAATTCGCAGGCTAAAAAAGCTGCTTTTCTGTGTTTAGAAGAAGTTGTAATGATTACTGGAATATCGCCAACTTGCAACACTCCTTCTGCATGATGAATGGCTATTTTAAATATATCAAACTTTTCTAAAGCCAAATCTGCAATTTTTTGCATTTCTTTAATTGCCATTGGTTTGTAGGTTGAGAAATCTAATTGCGTAACTTCTTTTCCTTGAGTATCGTTTCTTACAGTGCCAATAAATGCCGAAATTCCTCCACAAAAATTATCTTCTACAAAACTGTAACATTCTTGTAGATTTAATTTTTCTGATGTGATTTTTATGGATGTTTTAATCATATTTATAAATACTAAAATAGCTATAAAATACTGAAACAAGTTCAACACAAGGCAAAAATAGTAAAACAAAGTTGTATTTTTGCAACTGAAATTTAAAACCAAAAGTTCTCGATACAATTTCGATGAAAAATCGAAATTAGAAGAATTTA
It includes:
- a CDS encoding RNA polymerase sigma factor — protein: MLKTNFAYLLTDEELVFEIVETNNSQLFAVLYDRFSKVVFNKCYGFANSKEEAEDLTHDVFIRLFLKLKTFKGKAKFSTWLYSFTYNFCVNYVQRNSYKKKEKFTVVTDVIKDDDVSMNIEETDLFAVKSEKLGRTLELMEPKDKMILLMKYQDDISIKEIKESLAIGESAVKMRIKRARHKAVSIYSELLEEVV
- a CDS encoding molybdenum cofactor biosynthesis protein MoaE yields the protein MIKTSIKITSEKLNLQECYSFVEDNFCGGISAFIGTVRNDTQGKEVTQLDFSTYKPMAIKEMQKIADLALEKFDIFKIAIHHAEGVLQVGDIPVIITTSSKHRKAAFLACEFAINTLKESVPIWKKEHFSDGEVWVNAYP
- a CDS encoding exonuclease domain-containing protein gives rise to the protein MYTVIDIETTGNGPKGQKITEISIFLFDGKKVLDEYTTLVNPEQNIPPFITNLTGITNAMVRNAPKFSEVAKKVEEMTKDTIFVAHNVNFDYNIIQDEFKSLGFPFVRKKLCTVRLTRKIVPGLNSYSLGNICISEKIPINGRHRAKGDAEATTELFRRLIERDTNFTINSFLNPRSKQATLPPLLNKSDVDNLPETFGVYFFKNSAKEIIYVGKANNIKQRVISHFYDKKKKEREMCLETAHISFTETGSELLALLLESAEIKHRYPKYNYAQKRSKDAFGIFTYIDQKGIIHLAYNKLKLAPNPVINFNSIGECRTFLETLCIDFKLCPKYCHLQTNVTDCSEHILDECQGICCNQETAENYNSRVQEAINSINFNKQNFILKETGRSENEIGFALILNGIYKGFGYIETQQSEQLENPEDYQFFVEPQKDNNDIQKIIASYLKKKVALTA
- the rpe gene encoding ribulose-phosphate 3-epimerase, which translates into the protein MSNLIAPSVLAADFANLQRDIEMVNNSEADWFHIDIMDGVFVPNISFGMPVLKAISKHAKKTIDVHLMIVNPDQYIQTFADLGANILTVHFEACTHLHRTIQAIKAAGMKAGVALNPHTPIAVLEDVIAELDLVCIMSVNPGFGGQSFIENTYKKVNQLRHLIEFSESNCQIEIDGGVTNLNANKLIEAGANVLVAGSYVFGAENPTETIADLKNIVG
- a CDS encoding TlpA family protein disulfide reductase: MKRISIIFFTSILLINCKKQPEINIEYLTEKFNQSIENTHTVEYNIQNIMTFSNGKVWDNEGFAVLNKDKNDTIFGFSFYGIRHDINQSSIYKDGIGFQISNKKNNFRQLKGGLHFLGSAGGQMVYKDFFKLDTVYKNVQISETEYSFILEYKFENDLKNKITNKTKKLELDKSSFLPKKVTIALQPDFGSKQSTIYIFKNLKTNENIEKNVNDYIEDLNKFELIKEEKSKPNALLKKSLPEISLKNLFHENETIEIKTDKITLIDFWEVWCGPCIASFPKVEDLKNKFSSKLNIVGIVTEDKENAVKLVKKKGTSFLNLIGNKELKKTFSVNSWPRYFLIDKNGIIQKEYFGFSEQIEKDIEELIRK
- a CDS encoding sigma-70 family RNA polymerase sigma factor, coding for MRQLKITKQVTNRETASLDKYLQEIGKVDLITADEEVELAQLIKAGDQRALEKLTKANLRFVVSVAKQYQNQGLTLPDLINEGNLGLIKAAKRFDETRGFKFISYAVWWIRQSILQALAEQSRIVRLPLNKIGSINKINKMYAFLEQENERPPSPEEIAKKLDMTVNDVKESMKNSGRHVSMDAPLIEGEDSNLYDVLNSGESPNPDRVLLHESLRIEINRALETLTPREADVVKLYFGLGEHQPMTLEEIGETFDLTRERVRQIKEKAIRRLKHTSRSKILMTYLG